The following proteins come from a genomic window of Paucimonas lemoignei:
- a CDS encoding amino acid ABC transporter permease, which produces MNQPLMVTAAQKVGPKGTAAVGIIVLAILLAMPLMSLLPADNSFQVSAYTLTLVGKILCYAIVALALDLVWGYAGLLSLGHGLFFALGGYAMGMYLMRQAAGDGLPAFMTFLSWTEMPWYWAGTDNFLWAMCLVVLAPGLLALVFGFFAFRSRIKGVYFSIMTQALTFAGMLLFFRNETGFGGNNGFTNFRSILGFSISSQGTRATLFLATVILLVVSLYIGWRLAQSKFGRVLTALRDAENRLMFCGYDPRGFKLFVWVLSAVLCGLAGALYVPQVGIINPSEMSPTNSIEAAVWVALGGRGTLIGPLLGAGVVNGMKSWFTVAFPEYWLFFLGALFIIVTLYLPKGVIGLLKKRSEQ; this is translated from the coding sequence ATGAACCAACCCTTGATGGTCACTGCTGCACAAAAAGTCGGCCCCAAAGGCACGGCGGCCGTGGGCATTATCGTGCTCGCGATCCTGCTGGCAATGCCGCTGATGTCCCTGCTGCCCGCCGACAACAGCTTCCAGGTGTCGGCCTATACGCTCACGCTAGTGGGCAAGATTCTCTGCTACGCCATCGTCGCCCTGGCGCTGGATCTGGTCTGGGGTTACGCCGGTCTGTTGTCCTTGGGCCACGGCCTGTTCTTCGCCCTGGGCGGCTATGCCATGGGCATGTATTTGATGCGCCAGGCCGCAGGCGATGGCTTGCCAGCCTTCATGACTTTTCTGTCGTGGACCGAAATGCCGTGGTACTGGGCGGGGACCGATAACTTCCTGTGGGCCATGTGTCTGGTGGTGCTCGCCCCCGGTTTGCTGGCGCTGGTGTTCGGCTTCTTCGCCTTCCGGTCGCGGATCAAGGGCGTGTATTTCTCGATCATGACCCAGGCCCTGACCTTCGCAGGCATGCTGCTGTTCTTCCGCAATGAGACCGGCTTTGGCGGCAACAACGGCTTCACCAACTTCCGCAGCATTCTGGGTTTCAGCATCAGTTCACAAGGCACCCGGGCCACGCTGTTTCTGGCCACAGTGATCCTGCTGGTGGTCAGCCTGTACATCGGCTGGCGCCTGGCCCAGAGCAAGTTCGGTCGGGTACTGACCGCCCTGCGCGACGCGGAAAACCGCCTGATGTTCTGCGGTTACGACCCTCGAGGTTTCAAGCTGTTTGTCTGGGTATTGAGCGCCGTGCTGTGCGGCCTGGCCGGTGCGTTGTATGTGCCGCAAGTGGGCATCATCAACCCCAGCGAAATGTCGCCGACCAACTCCATCGAAGCCGCTGTCTGGGTTGCTCTCGGTGGACGAGGCACGCTGATCGGCCCGTTGCTGGGCGCAGGCGTGGTCAACGGCATGAAGAGCTGGTTCACCGTGGCCTTCCCGGAATACTGGCTGTTCTTCCTGGGCGCGCTGTTCATCATCGTGACCCTGTATCTGCCCAAGGGCGTGATCGGTTTGCTCAAGAAGAGGAGCGAACAATGA
- the livH_3 gene encoding inner-membrane translocator — translation MPNIVYRFIFTLGLLLPMAAQASDAGDFVAASSAQQAELLETWAAKPVPARTELIIALQEGRVAADSSKRAYIETGDQYVAVDTPAADAAPSDEPRKLRLNNRLRGLVDTALASHQLLADDAKLRLAAALQLQKSARPAQLPLLSMQVADEKDDAVHDALSLALANLQLVDSSPTVRMAAVRLLGETGDPLARTRLETLLSPGVETEASVRLAAETSLAQVKRKLMIGEILGQAFSGMSLGSILLLAALGLAITFGLLGVINMAHGEMLMLGAYSTYVVQLMFQRYAPGAIEYYPLIALPVAFFVTAAIGMALERTVIRHLYGRPLETLLATWGISLMLIQAVRLAFGAQNVEVANPEWLSGGFQVLPNLVLPYNRIVIIAFALFVVVLTWLLLNKTRLGLNVRAVTQNRNMAACCGVPTGRIDMMAFGLGSGIAGLGGVALSQIGNVGPDLGQSYIIDSFLVVVLGGVGQLAGSVMAAFGLGIANKILEPQIGAVLGKILILALIILFIQKRPQGLFALKGRVID, via the coding sequence ATGCCCAACATTGTGTACCGCTTCATATTCACCCTCGGCCTACTGCTGCCCATGGCGGCGCAGGCCAGCGATGCCGGTGATTTCGTGGCGGCCAGCTCCGCGCAACAAGCCGAATTGCTCGAAACCTGGGCCGCCAAACCTGTTCCGGCACGTACCGAGCTGATCATTGCCCTGCAGGAAGGCCGAGTCGCGGCCGACAGCAGCAAGCGCGCCTACATAGAAACCGGCGACCAATACGTGGCTGTCGACACGCCCGCCGCCGACGCTGCCCCCTCTGACGAACCGCGCAAACTGCGCCTGAATAACCGCCTGCGTGGCCTGGTCGATACCGCTTTGGCCAGCCACCAGCTATTGGCCGACGACGCAAAATTGCGTCTGGCCGCCGCCTTGCAATTGCAAAAATCCGCTCGCCCGGCGCAGTTGCCGCTGCTGAGCATGCAAGTCGCCGATGAAAAAGATGACGCCGTGCATGACGCCCTGAGCCTGGCACTGGCCAATCTGCAACTGGTGGATTCCAGCCCCACAGTGCGTATGGCCGCGGTGCGATTGCTGGGTGAAACCGGCGACCCACTGGCCCGCACCCGCCTCGAAACCCTGCTTTCTCCAGGCGTGGAAACCGAAGCCAGCGTGCGTCTGGCAGCCGAAACCAGCCTGGCTCAAGTCAAACGCAAGCTGATGATCGGCGAGATTCTCGGTCAGGCGTTCAGCGGCATGTCGTTAGGGTCGATCCTGCTGCTGGCCGCGCTGGGTCTGGCGATCACCTTCGGCCTGCTGGGCGTGATCAACATGGCCCACGGCGAAATGCTGATGCTGGGGGCTTACTCCACCTATGTGGTGCAATTGATGTTCCAGCGTTATGCGCCGGGTGCCATCGAGTACTACCCGCTGATTGCCTTGCCGGTGGCGTTCTTTGTCACGGCGGCCATCGGCATGGCGCTGGAGCGTACGGTGATTCGCCATTTGTACGGCCGACCACTGGAAACCCTGCTCGCCACCTGGGGCATCAGCCTGATGCTGATCCAGGCAGTGCGCCTGGCCTTTGGTGCGCAGAACGTTGAAGTCGCCAACCCGGAATGGCTGTCCGGTGGCTTTCAAGTGCTGCCCAATCTGGTGCTGCCATACAACCGCATCGTGATCATCGCGTTCGCGCTGTTCGTGGTGGTGTTGACCTGGTTGCTGCTGAACAAGACGCGCCTGGGTCTGAACGTGCGTGCCGTGACCCAGAACCGCAACATGGCGGCCTGCTGCGGCGTGCCCACGGGGCGCATCGACATGATGGCCTTCGGGCTCGGCTCCGGCATCGCGGGGCTTGGCGGTGTCGCCCTGAGTCAGATCGGCAACGTCGGTCCGGACCTTGGCCAGAGCTACATCATCGACTCGTTCCTCGTGGTGGTGCTCGGCGGTGTCGGGCAACTGGCCGGTAGCGTCATGGCGGCGTTCGGGCTGGGTATCGCCAACAAGATTCTCGAACCGCAGATCGGCGCCGTACTGGGCAAGATCCTGATCCTGGCGCTGATCATTCTGTTTATCCAGAAACGTCCGCAAGGCCTCTTCGCATTGAAAGGACGGGTGATCGACTGA
- the amiC_2 gene encoding amino acid ABC transporter substrate-binding portion, translating to MKRRSLIKAFTLSASIAAMGLTWTVQAAETIKVGILHSLSGTMAISETSLKDMALMTIDEINAKGGVNGKMLEAVVVDPASNWPLFAEKGRQLLTQDKVAVVFGCWTSVSRKSVLPVFEELNGLLFYPVQYEGEEMSPNVFYTGAAPNQQAIPAVEYLMSEDGGAAKRYFLLGTDYVYPRTTNKILRSFLHSKGVADKDIEEVYTPFGHADYQTIVANIKKFSAGGKTAVISTVNGDSNVPFYKELANQGLKATDVPVVAFSVGEEELRGIDTKPLVGHLAAWNYFQSVENPVNTKFVADWKAYAKKKNLPGADKAVTNDPMEATYVGIHMWAQAVEKAKSTDVDKVREAMAGQTFAAPSGFTLTMDKTNHHLHKPVMIGEVEDNGQFNVVWQTKEPIRAQPWSPYIPGNDKKPDHAVKSN from the coding sequence ATGAAGCGTCGCAGTCTGATCAAAGCCTTCACCCTGTCCGCCTCCATTGCCGCCATGGGTCTGACATGGACCGTCCAGGCCGCCGAGACCATCAAGGTCGGCATCCTGCACTCGTTGTCCGGGACCATGGCGATTTCGGAAACATCGCTCAAAGACATGGCGTTGATGACCATCGACGAAATCAACGCCAAGGGTGGCGTCAACGGCAAGATGCTTGAAGCAGTGGTCGTCGACCCGGCTTCGAACTGGCCGCTGTTCGCAGAAAAAGGCCGTCAGCTGCTGACCCAGGACAAGGTTGCCGTGGTGTTCGGCTGCTGGACCTCGGTGTCGCGTAAATCGGTATTGCCGGTGTTCGAAGAACTCAATGGCCTGCTGTTCTACCCGGTTCAGTACGAAGGCGAAGAGATGTCGCCGAACGTGTTCTACACCGGCGCAGCGCCAAACCAGCAGGCCATTCCTGCGGTTGAGTACCTGATGAGCGAAGACGGCGGCGCAGCCAAGCGCTACTTCCTGCTGGGCACCGACTACGTCTACCCGCGTACCACCAACAAGATTCTGCGCTCGTTCCTGCATTCCAAAGGCGTAGCGGACAAGGACATCGAAGAGGTCTACACCCCGTTCGGCCATGCTGACTATCAAACCATCGTGGCCAACATCAAGAAGTTCTCGGCGGGTGGCAAGACGGCTGTGATCTCCACCGTCAACGGCGACTCCAACGTGCCGTTCTACAAAGAACTGGCCAACCAGGGCCTGAAAGCCACCGACGTACCGGTTGTGGCGTTCTCGGTGGGTGAAGAAGAACTGCGCGGCATCGACACCAAACCGCTGGTCGGCCACCTGGCGGCCTGGAACTACTTCCAGTCCGTGGAAAACCCGGTCAATACCAAGTTCGTGGCGGACTGGAAAGCCTACGCCAAGAAGAAAAACCTGCCAGGTGCTGACAAGGCGGTAACCAACGACCCAATGGAAGCCACCTACGTGGGTATCCACATGTGGGCGCAAGCGGTCGAGAAAGCCAAGTCCACCGACGTGGATAAAGTCCGCGAAGCCATGGCTGGCCAGACCTTTGCCGCGCCATCGGGCTTCACCCTGACCATGGATAAAACCAACCACCACCTGCACAAGCCGGTGATGATCGGCGAAGTCGAAGACAACGGTCAGTTCAACGTCGTCTGGCAGACCAAAGAGCCAATCCGCGCCCAGCCGTGGAGCCCGTACATCCCGGGTAACGACAAGAAGCCGGACCACGCGGTGAAGAGTAATTAA
- the yfhA_1 gene encoding transport system permease produces the protein MKFNLPPTLVGHDRYRWLLGLLGLALLASCVLSLGFGSARVPASVVWQILLHKVLGVGPDVPTWTAGQEHIVWLIRVPRMLLGALVGAGLALTGAVLQATTRNPLADPHLLGVTSGATLGAVIVVLHVGELIGVLTLPLAAFIGALCSMLMVLAIASRQGRLDSDRLLLCGIAVSFVMMALANLLLFMGDHRASSAVMFWMLGGLGLARWELLGIPAISVLIGLALLLAMARSLNALMAGEQTAVTLGLNARNVRVKVFLIASLMTGVMVSISGSIGFVGLMIPHIARRLVGAEHRRLLPVCVLMGSIFLVWVDVAARTLIAPEDLPIGVATAAIGGLFFIGLMRKGKAQ, from the coding sequence GTGAAATTCAATCTGCCACCGACGCTGGTGGGCCACGACCGTTACCGCTGGCTGTTAGGACTGCTGGGCCTCGCTCTGCTGGCGTCCTGCGTGCTGTCGCTGGGGTTCGGCTCGGCGCGGGTACCGGCTTCGGTGGTCTGGCAGATTTTGCTGCACAAGGTTTTGGGTGTCGGGCCTGACGTACCGACCTGGACTGCGGGCCAGGAACATATTGTCTGGCTGATCCGCGTGCCCCGCATGCTGCTCGGAGCGTTGGTGGGCGCGGGGCTGGCGTTGACCGGCGCGGTGCTGCAGGCCACCACGCGCAACCCGCTGGCGGATCCGCATCTGCTCGGCGTGACTTCCGGAGCCACCCTCGGCGCGGTGATTGTGGTGCTGCACGTGGGCGAGTTGATCGGCGTGTTGACGTTGCCGCTGGCGGCGTTCATTGGCGCGCTGTGCAGCATGTTGATGGTCCTTGCCATCGCCAGCCGCCAGGGTCGGCTGGACAGCGACCGCCTGCTGCTGTGCGGGATTGCCGTGTCGTTCGTGATGATGGCGCTGGCCAATCTGCTGCTGTTCATGGGCGATCATCGCGCCAGTTCGGCCGTCATGTTCTGGATGCTCGGTGGCCTGGGGCTGGCGCGCTGGGAGTTGCTGGGTATTCCGGCGATCAGCGTGCTGATCGGCCTGGCTCTGCTGCTGGCGATGGCCCGTTCGCTCAATGCGCTGATGGCGGGTGAACAGACGGCCGTGACGCTGGGGCTCAACGCCCGCAACGTCAGGGTCAAAGTATTCCTGATCGCCTCGTTGATGACAGGCGTGATGGTCTCCATCAGCGGTTCCATCGGTTTTGTCGGCTTGATGATCCCGCACATCGCCCGGCGTCTGGTGGGTGCCGAGCACCGTCGGCTGCTGCCGGTGTGCGTGCTGATGGGCAGTATTTTCCTGGTATGGGTCGACGTCGCCGCCCGCACCCTGATCGCCCCGGAAGACTTGCCGATTGGCGTTGCAACGGCGGCGATTGGCGGGTTGTTCTTTATTGGGTTGATGCGCAAAGGTAAGGCCCAGTAG
- the btuF gene encoding periplasmic binding protein, protein MKSVLCVLCFALLSVATSAWAEATHYPVTITSCDRQVTFDKAPTHAVSHDINMTQMMLALGLKSSMAGFSGISGWKTVTPELRNSLDGLPELAAKYPSVETLLNANVDFFFAGWDYGMRVGGDLTPQTLAPLGIKVYELTESCAFVMKRAGASLDDTYNDLRNLGRIFNVQDRAEQLIAQMQQRVAKVRATLPKTQPRVFLYDSGEDRAMTSGRLAMPQALITAAGGTNILDDIDASWTRVNWETVVERNPQVIVIVDYSEITAEQKIQFLLSNPALQSVDAIRNKRFIVIPYVAATPGIENIDAIETLAAGFHGQALPGKTQ, encoded by the coding sequence ATGAAGTCAGTTCTCTGCGTTCTCTGCTTCGCGCTGCTGTCCGTTGCCACCAGCGCCTGGGCCGAAGCCACCCACTACCCGGTCACCATCACCAGCTGTGATCGACAGGTGACCTTCGACAAGGCGCCGACCCATGCCGTCAGCCATGACATCAACATGACTCAGATGATGCTGGCGCTGGGCCTGAAATCGAGCATGGCTGGTTTCAGCGGAATCAGCGGCTGGAAAACCGTCACTCCGGAACTGCGCAACAGCCTCGATGGCCTGCCGGAACTGGCCGCGAAATACCCATCGGTTGAAACCCTGCTCAACGCCAACGTCGATTTCTTCTTCGCCGGATGGGATTACGGCATGCGCGTGGGTGGCGACCTCACCCCGCAAACCCTGGCGCCGCTGGGCATCAAGGTGTACGAGCTGACCGAATCCTGTGCTTTCGTAATGAAGCGCGCCGGAGCGAGCCTGGACGACACGTATAACGACCTGCGCAACCTGGGGCGGATTTTCAACGTGCAGGACCGCGCCGAACAGTTGATCGCACAGATGCAGCAGCGCGTGGCGAAGGTTCGGGCCACGCTGCCCAAGACACAGCCTCGTGTCTTTCTGTACGACAGCGGCGAAGACCGGGCCATGACGTCGGGCCGCCTGGCCATGCCGCAGGCGCTGATCACCGCCGCCGGGGGCACAAACATTCTCGACGACATCGACGCCAGCTGGACCCGGGTGAACTGGGAAACGGTGGTCGAGCGCAACCCGCAAGTGATTGTGATCGTCGACTACAGCGAAATCACCGCCGAGCAGAAGATCCAGTTTTTGCTAAGCAATCCGGCCCTGCAATCAGTGGACGCGATTCGTAACAAGCGCTTCATCGTCATCCCATATGTCGCCGCCACGCCAGGCATCGAGAATATCGACGCCATCGAAACCCTTGCCGCGGGCTTTCACGGCCAAGCGCTACCCGGCAAAACCCAGTGA
- the fhuC_1 gene encoding iron(3+)-hydroxamate import ATP-binding protein FhuC, giving the protein MSSLTLTNITWSPIESGHCHHHFKLRDASLHVAPGEFVGLIGPNGSGKTSLLRCAYRFSQPAQGEVLLDQANLWQQPPRWCAQRIAVVLQEFPDAFGLTVDEVVAMGRTPHKGMFDGDTRQDLQIIRDALACVGMLGFEDHAFATLSGGEKQRVILARALTQQPQLLILDEPTNHLDPRYQLELLQLVKRLEIGTLASIHDLNLAAAFCDRLYVIDGGKIVASGTPTEVLTVDLLRQVFGVEALVDSHPLSGYPRITWITHP; this is encoded by the coding sequence ATGTCATCCCTGACGCTCACCAACATCACGTGGTCGCCGATTGAATCGGGGCACTGTCATCACCACTTCAAACTGCGTGATGCAAGCCTGCACGTCGCGCCAGGGGAGTTTGTCGGATTGATAGGCCCCAATGGCAGCGGCAAAACCAGCCTGTTGCGCTGTGCCTATCGCTTCAGCCAACCGGCGCAGGGTGAAGTCCTGCTCGACCAGGCCAACCTCTGGCAACAACCGCCGCGCTGGTGCGCACAACGTATTGCCGTGGTGTTGCAGGAGTTTCCCGACGCTTTCGGCCTGACCGTCGATGAAGTAGTGGCCATGGGTCGCACCCCGCACAAGGGAATGTTCGACGGCGATACCCGACAAGACCTGCAGATCATCCGCGACGCCCTGGCCTGCGTCGGCATGCTGGGCTTTGAGGATCATGCATTCGCCACTTTGTCCGGCGGGGAGAAACAACGGGTGATCCTGGCGCGAGCCCTGACCCAGCAGCCGCAGTTGCTGATTCTCGACGAGCCCACCAATCACCTTGACCCGCGTTATCAGCTGGAGCTGTTGCAACTGGTCAAACGCCTTGAAATCGGCACCCTGGCAAGCATTCACGACCTGAACCTGGCCGCTGCGTTCTGCGATCGGCTGTATGTCATCGACGGCGGAAAAATCGTCGCCAGCGGCACCCCGACCGAGGTCCTCACCGTTGACCTGCTGCGTCAGGTGTTCGGCGTAGAAGCCCTGGTCGATAGCCACCCCCTTTCCGGTTACCCACGTATTACCTGGATCACTCACCCATGA